A stretch of Ascochyta rabiei chromosome 6, complete sequence DNA encodes these proteins:
- a CDS encoding RNA-directed RNA polymerase: MSVAPVKPGSKQSSFTLNGHQIRETYKPRLSAASSSTKPSPTVTTVLKSNIARQQSSSQYVLNRSLISTAPSSWALNQELKVKILGIHKKYWTKDVYFAMSELGTVTKIDIQSCSRDNNVWVIFQPPPKNLPPQRLRINQDFVRYEIQTPWTSTVPSPVDSARDYQECNILFADSIDFGVRIAESGLAKMHEVRSKGNIQVTLDLKRKELDIQFPMAIDLENYNFRFRLPITQLSHIYRIQDGDNSSSLIIPFDVPPQFFAQKKLSTHDSDFFPTKERSWKVWSTWFRETDVVDGRTRRQLQTMPLIQHKGSATIDIGQWTAYRLLFNNETMSGPQFDEFRSALGDFGVTIQDSDQFTTSPGHPFRLSEILGEEFADTYSHTESSHKASIFDDLVSDQVHLAFPVRYQLEACMSNGFIKENSVTREFLRKLEIMDPLRAVHILEKVVDKQHVYYDPMDIFMIRIKSIRQRSIPRHCVMQRSVNITPTMMHVASPIMEISNRITRQYLADAERFIRVKFSDEKGEGPLRNMPGGRADALFNRVSRAMKHGIVVAGRYYEFLAFGNSQFRENGAYFYAPTSTKSAHDIRMTLGQFDHIKTIAKYGARLGQCFSTTRAMQTTVNVQKIPDIERNGYSFTDGVGKLSEFLAQMAAQDLGLHNAFDDPPSLYQFRLGGCKGVLALDPALKKKEVHIRPSQHKFDAVYTGLEIIRCSSLATPFFNRQIISILSHLGVSDRVFIRKQQHMVNAYELAMTNKTEAMDCLLKHIDMNQTTLTMASMVLDGFLESREPFMMSLLHLWRASTIKDLKKKARIAIDDGAFVLGCVDESGILRGHYDEPQSRLDATREEKLDTLPEIFIQIDNSSRKGHYKVIEGTCILARNPSLHPGDVRVVRAVDKPALHHHKNVVVLPQDGDRDLANMCSGGDLDGDDYMVLWDNDLLPKTINVPPMDFTPVKPIEKVGPIDIADVSDFFVTYMKNDSLGRIAHAHLAQADHQDAGVNSRVCLELANLHSQAVDYSKSGIPAVMDYALGPKKWPHFMEKKHKPASQIYDSKKILGLLYDQVQLVDFKPTWEDNFDQRILDVFDLDKPLLQKAAETKADYDDALKRLMAKHGIKTEFEAFSVFVLVHNEESRDYKFAEEFGRTVGALKAQYRETCIAAAEATSIVEWDRIGPFVAAMYSVTAKEMREALDECRKTKTVGGQEVPLRRMDAESMPLMSFPWIFYSELGKLATGARTTTQLEITRGKRPQTQHHSNGKETGFELGTVETDEGVTRFGEVLNLDFEDTQATVSPEHFSRPGDHGKQEEGAQPRGSPPVTSSSFRSAAAILSDDSKVYDRQWPEEDA, from the exons ATGTCTGTTGCGCCCGTTAAGCCTGGTAGTAAGCAATCATCCTTCACCTTGAATGGTCATCAAATCAGGGAGACTTACAAGCCTCGACTGAGCGCAGCAAGTAGCTCAACGAAGCCTTCACCAACAGTAACTACAGTTCTCAAGAGCAATATTGCTCGCCAGCAGTCAAGCAGCCAGTATGTGTTGAATAGGTCTCTCATAAGCACTGCGCCGTCGTCCTGGGCCCTGAATCAAGAGCTCAAAGTGAAAATTCTGGGCATTCACAAGAAATACTGGACCAAAGACGTCTATTTCGCCATGTCAGAATTAGGGACCGTCACAAAGATCGACATACAATCTTGCAGCCGAGACAACAACGTCTGGGTGATTTTCCA ACCTCCTCCCAAAAACCTCCCTCCTCAACGCCTTCGCATCAACCAAGACTTCGTGCGATATGAAATACAGACACCATGGACCAGTACTGTTCCTAGCCCGGTAGATTCTGCGCGGGACTATCAGGAGTGCAACATCCTGTTTGCTGACTCGATCGACTTTGGCGTCCGGATTGCAGAATCTGGTTTGGCCAAAATGCATGAAGTGCGTAGCAAGGGTAACATCCAAGTCACCCTGGACCTCAAACGAAAAGAGCTCGACATCCAGTTCCCTATGGCAATCGACCTTGAGAACTATAACTTTCGCTTCAGATTGCCGATCACCCAGCTTTCACACATCTACAGGATACAGGATGGCGACAATTCATCATCCTTGATCATTCCCTTTGATGTACCACCCCAATTCTTCGCCCAGAAGAAACTAAGCACGCATGACAGCGATTTCTTCCCGACGAAAGAGCGTTCCTGGAAGGTTTGGAGCACGTGGTTCCGTGAGACTGACGTGGTTGATGGCCGCACGCGGCGACAATTGCAGACGATGCCGTTGATCCAACACAAGGGCTCAGCCACCATCGATATAG GTCAATGGACCGCTTATCGCCTACTGTTCAATAACGAAACAATGTCCGGTCCACAGTTCGACGAATTCCGCAGTGCGCTCGGCGACTTTGGCGTTACCATCCAAGACTCTGACCAGTTCACCACATCTCCAGGGCATCCATTCCGACTATCTGAAATATTGGGAGAAGAGTTTGCAGACACATACTCTCATACAGAGTCTTCGCACAAAGCATCCATCTTTGACGATCTTGTTTCCGATCAGGTTCACCTCGCTTTTCCTGTCCGTTATCAGCTTGAAGCTTGCATGTCAAATGGATTCATCAAAGAGAACAGCGTGACACGCGAATTCCTCAGGAAGCTTGAGATTATGGACCCTCTCCGAGCCGTGCATATCCTTGAAAAGGTGGTCGACAAACAGCACGTTTATTACGACCCTATGGACATCTTTATGATTCGTATCAAAAGCATTCGTCAGAGATCGATACCTAGACACTGTGTAATGCAGCGGTCTGTCAACATTACACCGACCATGATGCACGTTGCCTCTCCCATCATGGAAATCTCGAACAGGATTACCCGTCAATACCTTGCAGATGCCGAACGATTCATCCGTGTAAAATTCTCAGACGAGAAGGGCGAAGGTCCTCTGAGAAACATGCCAGGCGGCAGAGCTGATGCGCTCTTCAATCGAGTGAGTCGTGCCATGAAGCACGGTATCGTCGTAGCTGGTCGCTACTACGAGTTCCTGGCATTTGGGAACTCACAGTTTCGGGAGAACGGTGCATACTTCTACGCACCAACATCCACTAAGTCGGCGCATGACATCCGCATGACTCTGGGCCAATTCGACCATATCAAGACTATAGCCAAGTACGGTGCTCGGCTTGGACAGTGCTTCTCCACCACTCGCGCGATGCAAACTACTGTTAACGTACAGAAGATTCCCGACATCGAGCGGAATGGCTACAGTTTCACCGATGGAGTCGGAAAGCTGTCAGAGTTTCTTGCGCAGATGGCTGCACAAGATCTCGGATTGCACAATGCGTTCGACGACCCGCCGTCTTTGTACCAGTTCCGCCTAGGTGGCTGCAAAGGTGTGCTTGCTCTTGATCCAGCCctcaagaagaaggaagtCCACATTCGTCCCAGCCAGCACAAGTTTGACGCTGTGTACACCGGTCTGGAGATTATCCGCTGCTCTTCCTTAGCCACACCGTTCTTTAACCGCCAAATTATCAGCATACTTTCACATCTGGGTGTATCCGATCGTGTCTTCATCCGGAAGCAGCAGCACATGGTGAATGCGTACGAATTGGCCATGACGAACAAGACAGAAGCGATGGATTGTCTTTTGAAGCACATCGATATGAATCAGACAACTCTGACGATGGCGAGCATGGTCCTCGACGGATTTTTAGAGAGTCGAGAGCCATTCATGATGTCGCTCCTGCATCTTTGGCGTGCTAGCACCATCAAGGATCTCAAAAAGAAAGCTCGGATCGCTATCGACGATGGTGCTTTCGTACTTGGCTGTGTCGACGAATCCGGTATATTGCGCGGCCACTACGATGAACCGCAATCGCGACTTGATGCTACCCGGGAAGAGAAACTTGACACGCTGCCAGAGATTTTCATCCAAATCGATAATAGTAGCCGGAAAGGCCATTACAAGGTCATCGAGGGCACTTGTATACTCGCGCGTAATCCGTCTTTGCATCCTGGAGATGTTCGTGTTGTTCGTGCAGTCGACAAACCAGCTCTTCATCATCACAAAAACGTCGTTGTACTTCCCCAGGATGGCGATCGCGATCTCGCCAATATGTGCTCAGGCGGCGACCTTGATGGCGATGACTACATGGTCTTGTGGGATAACGATCTCTTACCGAAGACCATCAACGTCCCTCCTATGGACTTCACACCCGTGAAGCCGATTGAGAAGGTGGGCCCCATAGACATAGCCGATGTCAGTGACTTCTTCGTCACCTACATGAAGAACGATTCGCTCGGTCGAATCGCCCATGCCCATCTCGCACAAGCTGATCATCAAGACGCGGGGGTCAACAGCCGTGTATGTTTGGAGCTCGCGAACTTACATTCACAGGCAGTCGACTACTCAAAGAGCGGCATTCCTGCCGTCATGGACTACGCGCTGGGGCCCAAGAAATGGCCTCATTTTATGGAGAAGAAGCACAAACCTGCGAGTCAAATATATGACTCCAAGAAAATATTGGGCCTATTGTACGATCAAGTGCAGCTCGTTGACTTCAAGCCGACGTGGGAAGACAACTTTGATCAGCGGATACTTGATGTTTTTGATCTCGACAAGCCTCTGCTACAGAAGGCTGCGGAGACCAAGGCGGACTACGACGATGCCTTGAAGAGATTGATGGCGAAACATGGTATCAAAACAGAATTTGAAGCTTTCTCTGTCTTTGTCCTGGTACACAATGAAGAGAGCCGCGACTACAAGTTTGCCGAGGAGTTTGGGCGGACAGTTGGAGCGTTGAAGGCACAGTACCGAGAGACCTGCATCGCCGCTGCCGAAGCAACAAGCATCGTCGAGTGGGATCGCATTGGGCCCTTCGTCGCTGCAATGTACTCGGTGACAGCGAAGGAGATGAGGGAGGCGCTTGATGAATGCCGAAAGACTAAGACTGTCGGGGGCCAGGAGGTACCGTTACGCAGGATGGACGCCGAGTCTATGCCGTTGATGTCCTTTCCATGGATATTCTACAGCGAGCTGGGCAAGCTGGCGACTGGTGCCCGCACAACAACCCAACTGGAAATTACTCGAGGAAAACGACCGCAGACGCAGCATCATAGCAATGGCAAGGAGACCGGGTTCGAACTTGGCACCGTAGAGACCGATGAAGGGGTGACACGGTTCGGAGAAGTGCTAAATTTGGACTTTGAAGACACCCAGGCAACAGTTAGCCCTGAGCATTTCTCCAGGCCAGGAGATCACGGAAAGCAGGAGGAAGGAGCGCAGCCTAGAGGGTCACCGCCTGTTACGTCCTCGTCTTTTAGATCAGCAGCTGCTATTCTTTCAGACGACAGCAAGGTGTATGACAGGCAGTGGCCTGAAGAGGATGCGTGA
- a CDS encoding 40S ribosomal protein, with product MADAPAPARGGFGSRGDRGGDRGRGRGRGRGRRGGKSEEKEWQPVTKLGRLVKAGKIKSMEEIYLHSLPIKEYQIVDFFLPKLKDEVMKIKPVQKQTRAGQRTRFKAIVVIGDSEGHIGLGIKTSKEVATAIRAAIIIAKLAVVPIRRGYWGTNLGEPHSLPTKESGKCGSVTVRLIPAPRGTGLVASPAVKRLLQLAGVQDAYTASTGSTKTLENTLKATFVAVANTYGFLTPDLWTENKLTRSPLEEYSDILREGKKY from the exons ATGGCTGACGCTCCTGCTCCCGCTCGCGGCGGATTCGGATCTCGTGGAGACCGTGGTGGTGACCGTGGCCGTGGCCGCGGCCGTGGACGTGGTCGTCGTGGCGGCAAGTCCGAG GAGAAGGAATGGCAGCCCGTGACCAAGCTCGGCCGTCTCGTAAAGGCCGGCAAGATCAAGAGCATGGAGGAGAT CTACCTCCACTCTCTCCCCATCAAGGAGTACCAGATCGTCGACTTCTTCCTTCCCAAGCTCAAGGACGAGGTCATGAAGATCAAGCCCGTCCAGAAGCAGACTCGTGCCGGTCAGCGTACCCGCTTCAAGGCCATCGTCGTCATTGGTGACTCTGAGGGCCACATCGGTCTCGGTATCAAGACCTCCAAGGAAGTCGCGACTGCCATTCGCGCTGCCATCATCATCGCCAAGCTCGCCGTCGTCCCCATCCGCCGTGGTTACTGGGGTACCAACCTTGGTGAGCCTCACTCGCTCCCCACCAAGGAGTCCGGAAAGTGCGGTTCCGTCACCGTCCGTCTCATTCCCGCTCCCCGTGGTACCGGCCTTGTCGCCTCGCCCGCTGTCAAGCGTCTCTTGCAGTTGGCTGGTGTCCAGGATGCCTACACCGCATCCACTGGTTCCACCAAGACTCTTGAGAACACACTGAAGGCCACCTTCGTCGCTGTTGCCAACACATACGGCTTCCTCACACCCGACCTGTGGACTGAGAACAAGCTCACCCGCAGCCCGCTCGAGGAGTACAGCGATATCCTCCGTGAGGGCAAGAAGTACTAA
- a CDS encoding Protein-serine/threonine phosphatase, translated as MGNQPSSEKGKKGEKGADGVPLGREYYRSFERSDTQGSTRSLRNSIRNKIPGTGKTDSPRNSVSNLSEVSNGKNDKSDAVSLKSEKSKGGRSSRRGSVASEGAGLVETAAQVDELPDEPQPPPSPVQGATVGHGHEAVGKAQQTGEVDRVSEVPPSGVPPPSASTQPGESILQKKGQPIPRLPEPPTANDGAGSPMEISALKAIDLDDMIQRLLDAAYAGKVTKTVCLKNAEIFAICSAAREVFLSQPALLELAPPVKIVGDIHGQYTDLIRMFEMCGFPPNSNYLFLGDYVDRGKQSLETILLLMCYKLKFPENFFLLRGNHECANVTRVYGFYDECKRRCNIKVWKAFVDTFNCLPIAAIVAQKIFCVHGGLSPSLSHMDDIRQIARPTDVPDYGLLNDLLWSDPADMENDWESNERGVSYCFGKKVIMEFLQRHDFDLVCRAHMVVEDGYEFFTDRVLVTVFSAPNVSNASPETCRITNKLQYCGEFDNWGAVMSVSGELLCSFELLKPLDSSALKSHIKKSRNKRQSMLNSPVRIKRPRPMDLKQSLAPYIIYLPCTDLVAACTIRSPELLTCFFLCRIARAVAHRCQYSQKTSSCKIQVVMNQRTSTRMQTGPIRGAYDRAYGGDLVRISSVAQATAKRPSLHRQSIRRHHRYPRRLISLPYQPKISLSNRS; from the coding sequence ATGGGCAACCAACCGTCCAGCGAAAAGGGAAAGAAGGGGGAGAAGGGCGCTGATGGTGTTCCTCTAGGACGTGAATATTACCGCTCTTTCGAACGATCAGACACCCAAGGCTCCACACGCTCGTTGCGCAACTCCATTCGTAACAAAATCCCCGGCACCGGTAAGACCGACAGCCCACGCAACTCAGTGTCGAACCTGAGCGAAGTTTCCAACGGCAAGAACGACAAGTCGGATGCAGTTTCTCTCAAATCAGAGAAGAGCAAAGGAGGTCGAAGCTCACGACGAGGCTCGGTAGCTTCGGAAGGAGCTGGTCTCGTCGAAACAGCCGCACAGGTGGACGAGCTGCCAGACGAGCCGCAGCCACCACCTTCGCCCGTCCAGGGTGCTACTGTTGGACATGGCCACGAAGCTGTGGGCAAAGCACAGCAAACCGGCGAAGTCGACCGCGTTTCCGAAGTACCGCCCTCGGGTGTTCCACCGCCCTCAGCTTCAACTCAACCGGGAGAATCGATCTTACAGAAGAAGGGCCAGCCGATTCCGAGACTGCCGGAACCTCCCACAGCGAACGATGGGGCTGGGTCGCCTATGGAGATCAGCGCACTCAAGGCGATAGACCTTGACGACATGATCCAGCGTTTGCTGGATGCAGCCTACGCTGGCAAGGTCACCAAGACGGTCTGTTTGAAGAATGCAGAGATCTTCGCGATTTGCTCTGCTGCACGGGAGGTGTTCTTGAGCCAGCCAGCGCTGTTGGAGCTTGCGCCACCCGTCAAGATTGTCGGCGACATCCACGGCCAGTACACAGACTTGATTCGCATGTTCGAGATGTGTGGGTTCCCTCCCAACTCTAACTATCTGTTCCTGGGCGATTACGTCGACCGTGGCAAGCAGAGCTTGGAAACTATCCTACTACTGATGTGCTACAAGCTCAAGTTCCCCGAGAACTTCTTCCTCCTCCGCGGTAATCACGAATGCGCGAACGTCACACGTGTGTACGGCTTTTACGACGAATGCAAACGAAGGTGCAATATCAAGGTGTGGAAAGCCTTTGTCGATACCTTCAACTGTCTGCCAATTGCAGCCATCGTGGCTCAGAAGATCTTCTGCGTTCATGGTGGCTTGTCTCCGAGTTTGTCGCACATGGACGATATTCGACAGATTGCACGACCCACCGATGTCCCTGATTATGGCTTGTTGAACGACCTGTTGTGGAGTGACCCAGCAGATATGGAGAATGACTGGGAGTCCAATGAGCGAGGTGTCAGCTATTGCTTCGGCAAGAAGGTCATCATGGAGTTCTTGCAACGACATGACTTCGACCTAGTTTGTCGAGCGCACATGGTAGTTGAAGATGGCTATGAGTTCTTTACCGACAGAGTCCTCGTCACCGTGTTCTCAGCGCCGAACGTAAGTAATGCTTCGCCCGAAACATGTCGCATCACTAACAAGCTACAGTACTGCGGCGAATTCGACAACTGGGGTGCCGTCATGTCGGTCTCAGGTGAACTGCTCTGCAGTTTCGAATTGCTCAAGCCTCTTGACTCGAGCGCTCTCAAGAGCCATAtcaagaagagcaggaacaAGCGTCAAAGCATGCTCAACTCACCAGTACGTATCAAGCGGCCTCGGCCTATGGATTTAAAGCAATCTCTAGCGccatatattatatatcttcCTTGTACTGACTTAGTTGCAGCCTGCACAATACGCTCCCCAGAGTTACTAACGTGCTTCTTTCTGTGTAGGATAGCGAGAGCGGTGGCTCACCGTTGTCAATACTCGCAAAAGACAAGCTCATGCAAGATCCAGGTTGTGATGAATCAGCGGACAAGTACAAGAATGCAGACGGGTCCGATACGAGGTGCCTACGACAGGGCCTACGGCGGAGACCTGGTTCGAATCAGCTCGGTAGCTCAGGCGACAGCGAAAAGGCCCTCACTGCACAGACAGTCGATACGTCGACACCATCGATACCCACGTCGCCTCATATCCCTCCCATACCAGCCAAAAATCTCGCTGTCAAATCGCTCTTAG
- a CDS encoding Protein-serine/threonine phosphatase, translating to MGNQPSSEKGKKGEKGADGVPLGREYYRSFERSDTQGSTRSLRNSIRNKIPGTGKTDSPRNSVSNLSEVSNGKNDKSDAVSLKSEKSKGGRSSRRGSVASEGAGLVETAAQVDELPDEPQPPPSPVQGATVGHGHEAVGKAQQTGEVDRVSEVPPSGVPPPSASTQPGESILQKKGQPIPRLPEPPTANDGAGSPMEISALKAIDLDDMIQRLLDAAYAGKVTKTVCLKNAEIFAICSAAREVFLSQPALLELAPPVKIVGDIHGQYTDLIRMFEMCGFPPNSNYLFLGDYVDRGKQSLETILLLMCYKLKFPENFFLLRGNHECANVTRVYGFYDECKRRCNIKVWKAFVDTFNCLPIAAIVAQKIFCVHGGLSPSLSHMDDIRQIARPTDVPDYGLLNDLLWSDPADMENDWESNERGVSYCFGKKVIMEFLQRHDFDLVCRAHMVVEDGYEFFTDRVLVTVFSAPNYCGEFDNWGAVMSVSGELLCSFELLKPLDSSALKSHIKKSRNKRQSMLNSPPAQYAPQSY from the exons ATGGGCAACCAACCGTCCAGCGAAAAGGGAAAGAAGGGGGAGAAGGGCGCTGATGGTGTTCCTCTAGGACGTGAATATTACCGCTCTTTCGAACGATCAGACACCCAAGGCTCCACACGCTCGTTGCGCAACTCCATTCGTAACAAAATCCCCGGCACCGGTAAGACCGACAGCCCACGCAACTCAGTGTCGAACCTGAGCGAAGTTTCCAACGGCAAGAACGACAAGTCGGATGCAGTTTCTCTCAAATCAGAGAAGAGCAAAGGAGGTCGAAGCTCACGACGAGGCTCGGTAGCTTCGGAAGGAGCTGGTCTCGTCGAAACAGCCGCACAGGTGGACGAGCTGCCAGACGAGCCGCAGCCACCACCTTCGCCCGTCCAGGGTGCTACTGTTGGACATGGCCACGAAGCTGTGGGCAAAGCACAGCAAACCGGCGAAGTCGACCGCGTTTCCGAAGTACCGCCCTCGGGTGTTCCACCGCCCTCAGCTTCAACTCAACCGGGAGAATCGATCTTACAGAAGAAGGGCCAGCCGATTCCGAGACTGCCGGAACCTCCCACAGCGAACGATGGGGCTGGGTCGCCTATGGAGATCAGCGCACTCAAGGCGATAGACCTTGACGACATGATCCAGCGTTTGCTGGATGCAGCCTACGCTGGCAAGGTCACCAAGACGGTCTGTTTGAAGAATGCAGAGATCTTCGCGATTTGCTCTGCTGCACGGGAGGTGTTCTTGAGCCAGCCAGCGCTGTTGGAGCTTGCGCCACCCGTCAAGATTGTCGGCGACATCCACGGCCAGTACACAGACTTGATTCGCATGTTCGAGATGTGTGGGTTCCCTCCCAACTCTAACTATCTGTTCCTGGGCGATTACGTCGACCGTGGCAAGCAGAGCTTGGAAACTATCCTACTACTGATGTGCTACAAGCTCAAGTTCCCCGAGAACTTCTTCCTCCTCCGCGGTAATCACGAATGCGCGAACGTCACACGTGTGTACGGCTTTTACGACGAATGCAAACGAAGGTGCAATATCAAGGTGTGGAAAGCCTTTGTCGATACCTTCAACTGTCTGCCAATTGCAGCCATCGTGGCTCAGAAGATCTTCTGCGTTCATGGTGGCTTGTCTCCGAGTTTGTCGCACATGGACGATATTCGACAGATTGCACGACCCACCGATGTCCCTGATTATGGCTTGTTGAACGACCTGTTGTGGAGTGACCCAGCAGATATGGAGAATGACTGGGAGTCCAATGAGCGAGGTGTCAGCTATTGCTTCGGCAAGAAGGTCATCATGGAGTTCTTGCAACGACATGACTTCGACCTAGTTTGTCGAGCGCACATGGTAGTTGAAGATGGCTATGAGTTCTTTACCGACAGAGTCCTCGTCACCGTGTTCTCAGCGCCGAAC TACTGCGGCGAATTCGACAACTGGGGTGCCGTCATGTCGGTCTCAGGTGAACTGCTCTGCAGTTTCGAATTGCTCAAGCCTCTTGACTCGAGCGCTCTCAAGAGCCATAtcaagaagagcaggaacaAGCGTCAAAGCATGCTCAACTCACCA CCTGCACAATACGCTCCCCAGAGTTACTAA